Proteins encoded within one genomic window of Synechococcus sp. PCC 7335:
- a CDS encoding cupin domain-containing protein has product MTRSLMKIDLCAVPIETGTNYPAPFRLAVEGRSRQRVGNAAGLTNFGVNITTLTPGSQSALRHWHSAQDEFVYVTHGELVLVTDAGEQVIKAGEMAGFAAGVANGHHLINRSSYLATYLEIGDRTTPDQVDYPDQDLQCVPVDEGDRVFLHKDGRAY; this is encoded by the coding sequence ATGACTCGAAGTCTTATGAAGATAGATCTCTGTGCTGTACCGATTGAGACAGGTACGAACTATCCTGCCCCTTTTCGATTGGCTGTAGAGGGGCGATCGCGTCAAAGGGTCGGCAATGCCGCTGGCCTGACAAATTTTGGTGTCAACATCACAACACTTACACCCGGCAGTCAGTCAGCACTAAGACATTGGCATTCGGCTCAAGATGAATTTGTCTATGTGACGCATGGTGAGCTAGTGCTAGTGACAGATGCTGGTGAGCAAGTAATCAAAGCCGGAGAGATGGCAGGGTTCGCCGCAGGTGTTGCCAACGGACATCATTTGATTAATCGCTCTAGCTATCTGGCTACTTATCTAGAAATTGGCGATCGCACTACACCCGATCAAGTTGATTATCCAGATCAAGACTTGCAGTGTGTTCCTGTAGATGAAGGCGATAGAGTCTTTCTGCATAAAGACGGTCGAGCTTACTAG
- a CDS encoding NAD(+) kinase: MQLKQVIIVYKAGNQRSKSCADKCARQLEAHGANVMMGPSGAQDNPYPVFLESTPQPIDLAVALGGDGTALAAARHLAMDDIPILAVNIGGHLGFLADSSEVIGDFERVWERLLGDQFAVQRRMMLQARTHKGESHNIEPVSDRYFALNEMCVKPASPNRMITSTLEVEIDGEVVDQYQGDGLLIGTPTGSTGYTVSANGPIVHPGMHALIVTPICPMSLSSRPIVLPPGSTVSVWPLVDPEGNTKLWADGVLATTIWPGQRVDIRMASHLAKFILLGKDHSYYRTLRNKLQWAGARVNYFNNHRQRQK, from the coding sequence GTGCAGCTCAAGCAAGTCATTATTGTATACAAGGCTGGCAACCAGCGTAGTAAGAGCTGCGCCGATAAGTGTGCTCGGCAGTTGGAAGCTCATGGCGCCAATGTGATGATGGGTCCGAGTGGTGCTCAAGACAACCCCTATCCTGTTTTTCTAGAATCTACGCCTCAGCCGATCGATCTTGCCGTTGCGTTAGGAGGAGACGGTACCGCACTAGCCGCTGCCCGTCACTTGGCAATGGATGATATTCCTATCTTGGCTGTGAATATCGGGGGCCATCTTGGCTTTTTGGCAGACTCGTCGGAGGTTATTGGCGACTTTGAGCGGGTATGGGAGCGCTTGCTAGGCGATCAATTTGCGGTGCAGCGACGGATGATGTTGCAAGCAAGAACGCACAAAGGTGAATCCCACAACATTGAGCCGGTGAGCGATCGCTACTTTGCGCTTAATGAAATGTGTGTGAAACCGGCCTCTCCGAATCGCATGATTACCTCTACGCTAGAAGTAGAGATAGATGGAGAGGTGGTCGATCAATATCAAGGAGATGGTCTACTTATTGGCACACCGACCGGTTCGACAGGCTATACGGTTTCGGCTAACGGCCCGATCGTGCATCCAGGTATGCACGCATTGATTGTGACTCCAATCTGTCCGATGAGCTTATCTAGCCGCCCGATCGTGCTGCCACCCGGTAGCACTGTCAGCGTCTGGCCACTTGTTGACCCTGAAGGAAATACTAAGCTGTGGGCTGATGGCGTATTAGCCACTACGATCTGGCCCGGACAAAGGGTCGATATACGTATGGCCAGTCATTTGGCAAAGTTTATCTTGCTAGGCAAGGATCATTCTTATTACCGGACGCTACGAAACAAGCTGCAGTGGGCAGGGGCGCGAGTCAATTACTTCAATAATCACCGCCAGAGACAAAAGTAG
- the nuoK gene encoding NADH-quinone oxidoreductase subunit NuoK — protein sequence MQLEYFLILAAALFCIGVYGLVISRNVIRVLMSIELMLNAVNINLMAFSNYLDPDGIKGQVFAVFVITIAAAEAAVGLAIVLSIYRNRDTVDMEQFNLLKW from the coding sequence ATGCAACTTGAGTATTTTCTAATATTGGCAGCGGCCTTATTTTGTATTGGTGTCTATGGTCTGGTCATCAGCCGCAACGTCATTCGAGTATTAATGTCTATTGAGCTGATGCTGAATGCGGTCAATATCAATCTAATGGCCTTCTCGAACTATCTTGATCCAGATGGGATTAAAGGGCAGGTGTTCGCAGTTTTTGTAATTACGATCGCTGCTGCTGAAGCTGCTGTGGGTCTAGCTATCGTGCTATCTATCTATCGCAATCGTGACACCGTTGATATGGAGCAGTTCAATCTACTTAAGTGGTAG
- a CDS encoding NADH-quinone oxidoreductase subunit J produces the protein MALDSAPFSLAEGVQVVSFGLLGLIMVVGALGVVLLSSIVYSAFLLGLVFISIAGFYILLNAGFVAAAQVLIYVGAVNVLILFGIMLVNKQEDFIEVKNAWIGKAATGAVCAGLFGLLSTMVLSHPWAISSAPAAGDKAIEVIGQHFFSDYLLPFELASVLLLIALVGAIILARREYIPDELIAPTEALTLPEKPRELVAAGRPNE, from the coding sequence TTGGCTTTAGATTCTGCGCCGTTTAGCTTGGCAGAAGGAGTACAGGTTGTCTCTTTTGGACTGCTAGGTCTAATTATGGTAGTTGGGGCGCTAGGCGTTGTGCTGCTCTCTAGTATTGTGTACTCAGCTTTTCTATTGGGCCTAGTATTTATTAGCATTGCTGGCTTTTATATCTTGCTCAATGCTGGGTTTGTAGCAGCAGCACAGGTACTGATTTATGTAGGTGCAGTCAATGTGCTGATTTTGTTTGGAATCATGCTGGTCAATAAGCAAGAAGATTTTATTGAAGTCAAGAATGCCTGGATTGGAAAAGCTGCAACCGGCGCAGTTTGTGCAGGGTTATTTGGATTGCTAAGTACGATGGTGCTTTCTCATCCATGGGCTATTTCTAGTGCACCTGCCGCTGGGGATAAGGCAATTGAGGTGATCGGTCAGCACTTCTTTAGTGATTACTTGTTGCCTTTTGAGCTGGCATCTGTATTGCTGTTGATTGCGCTAGTTGGAGCGATTATCTTGGCGCGACGCGAGTACATTCCAGATGAGCTAATTGCACCTACAGAAGCGCTTACGCTTCCTGAAAAACCTCGCGAGCTGGTTGCTGCGGGCCGGCCGAACGAATAG
- the ndhI gene encoding NAD(P)H-quinone oxidoreductase subunit I yields the protein MLNFLKQVGDYAKETAQAAKFIGQGLSVTFDHMKRRPVTVQYPYEKVIPSERYRGRIHFEFDKCIACEVCVRVCPINLPVVDWEFNKAAKKKVLNHYSIDFGVCIFCGNCVEYCPTNCLSMTEEYELSAYDRHDLNYDNVALGRLPYKVTNDPMVTPMREFAYLPKGVMDPHDLPVGSQRAGRLPKDILAEMEAQQAKEDSAKDPAKSATEN from the coding sequence ATGTTGAACTTCTTAAAACAAGTTGGTGACTACGCTAAAGAAACGGCCCAGGCAGCAAAGTTTATCGGGCAAGGGCTCTCTGTAACTTTTGATCACATGAAGCGTCGCCCGGTAACGGTTCAGTACCCATACGAGAAGGTGATTCCGTCTGAGCGCTATCGAGGCCGTATTCACTTCGAATTCGACAAGTGTATTGCTTGCGAAGTCTGTGTGCGGGTTTGCCCCATTAACTTACCGGTAGTCGATTGGGAATTTAATAAAGCAGCGAAGAAGAAGGTGCTTAACCACTACAGTATCGACTTTGGGGTGTGCATCTTTTGCGGTAACTGTGTCGAGTATTGTCCAACTAACTGCCTGTCGATGACAGAAGAATACGAGCTCTCAGCCTACGATCGACATGATCTGAATTATGACAACGTCGCTTTAGGCCGTCTGCCCTACAAAGTCACTAACGATCCAATGGTGACGCCGATGCGTGAGTTTGCCTACTTGCCCAAGGGTGTGATGGACCCCCATGATCTGCCAGTAGGCAGTCAAAGAGCAGGCAGGTTGCCCAAAGATATTTTGGCAGAAATGGAAGCGCAGCAGGCCAAAGAGGACTCTGCAAAAGACCCTGCAAAGAGCGCCACAGAGAACTAG
- the nuoH gene encoding NADH-quinone oxidoreductase subunit NuoH, producing the protein MTPGIDLQGTFVQALIDLGLPTGAAKTVWIPLPMLLMLIVATVSIFICVWLERKISAAAQQRVGPEYIGPLGALQAVADGVKLIFKADITPAKADPWLFIIGPAVVVIPVFLSFLIVPFGQNLVITDLGIGIFLWISLSSITPIGLLMAGYSSNNKYSLLGGLRAAAQSISYEIPLALAVLAVVMMSNGLSTIDIVNQQSGYGILSWNIWRQPVGFVIFWISALAECERLPFDLPEAEEELVAGYQTEYTGMKFGLFYVGSYVNLMLSALIVSVLYLGGWSFPVPVESITALLGIDANVAWVQILTAALGIVMTMIKAYLLVFLTILLRWTVPRVRIDQLLDLGWKFLLPIALVNLLATAGLKLTFPGAFGG; encoded by the coding sequence ATGACTCCAGGGATTGACCTTCAAGGGACCTTCGTTCAAGCACTGATAGATTTGGGTCTGCCGACAGGCGCAGCCAAAACAGTTTGGATTCCACTGCCGATGTTACTTATGCTGATTGTGGCAACAGTCAGCATTTTTATTTGCGTTTGGCTAGAGCGAAAAATTTCCGCAGCCGCACAGCAGCGGGTTGGTCCTGAGTATATTGGCCCATTAGGTGCGCTGCAGGCTGTAGCAGACGGAGTCAAGCTTATCTTTAAAGCTGATATTACGCCTGCCAAAGCAGACCCTTGGCTCTTTATAATCGGTCCTGCGGTCGTAGTCATTCCCGTCTTTCTGTCTTTTCTAATCGTTCCATTTGGTCAAAATCTGGTTATCACCGACTTGGGTATTGGCATCTTTCTATGGATCTCTCTTTCGAGCATCACGCCCATTGGGCTATTGATGGCCGGCTATTCTTCGAACAATAAGTACTCTTTACTGGGCGGCTTACGCGCCGCAGCTCAGTCAATTAGTTACGAGATTCCACTTGCACTCGCTGTTCTAGCAGTTGTAATGATGTCCAATGGACTAAGCACAATTGACATTGTCAATCAGCAATCTGGCTATGGCATCTTGAGTTGGAATATCTGGCGGCAGCCGGTAGGATTCGTCATCTTTTGGATCTCTGCCTTAGCAGAGTGCGAACGTCTCCCCTTTGATCTACCTGAAGCAGAGGAAGAGCTAGTAGCAGGCTACCAAACTGAATACACCGGGATGAAGTTTGGTCTGTTCTATGTAGGCTCTTACGTCAACCTGATGCTATCTGCGCTGATTGTATCAGTGCTATATCTAGGCGGTTGGAGCTTTCCTGTACCAGTTGAGAGCATCACGGCACTGCTAGGAATTGATGCCAACGTGGCCTGGGTACAGATTCTGACGGCAGCCTTAGGGATCGTGATGACAATGATCAAGGCATATTTGCTGGTATTTCTGACTATCTTGCTTAGATGGACGGTGCCTCGCGTTAGGATTGACCAGCTGCTTGATCTGGGCTGGAAGTTTCTACTCCCAATTGCTTTAGTAAACTTACTAGCAACCGCTGGACTTAAGCTGACGTTTCCAGGCGCGTTCGGCGGCTAA
- a CDS encoding citrate synthase yields MTTMLHQYRPGLEGVPATQSSISHVDGKSGILEYRGIKIEDLARSSTFLESSYLLIWGGLPTQAELDVFKHEVQYHRRLKYRIRDMMKCFPESGHPMDALQACAAALGLFHSKRELNDPAYVQNAVVRLLAKIPTMVAAFELMRKGNDPVQPRDDLDYASNFLYMLNERVPDALSARIFDVCLILHAEHTINASTFSAMVTASTLTDPYAVVASAVGTLAGPLHGGANEEVIAMLEEIGSVDNVRPYIDARIANREKIMGFGHRVYKVKDPRAVILQGLVEQLFEKVGRDAYYDIALELELVVEEKLGHKGVYPNVDFYSGLVYRKLGIPSDLFTPIFAIARVAGWLAHWKEQISTNRIFRPTQIYEGLHAQPYLPIDKRPDIWDK; encoded by the coding sequence ATGACAACGATGCTACACCAATACCGACCAGGCTTAGAAGGGGTTCCAGCTACGCAGTCGAGTATTAGCCATGTAGACGGTAAGAGTGGAATACTAGAGTATCGCGGCATCAAAATAGAGGACCTTGCTCGCAGTAGCACTTTTTTAGAAAGCTCTTACCTATTGATTTGGGGCGGATTACCAACTCAGGCCGAACTAGACGTTTTTAAACACGAAGTTCAATATCACCGTCGGCTGAAGTATCGCATTCGAGACATGATGAAATGCTTTCCAGAAAGCGGTCATCCGATGGATGCATTACAGGCATGCGCCGCCGCATTGGGTCTATTCCACTCTAAGCGAGAGCTGAATGATCCTGCCTATGTACAAAATGCAGTTGTCCGACTGCTGGCGAAGATTCCGACAATGGTGGCTGCTTTTGAACTGATGCGTAAAGGGAATGATCCCGTTCAGCCCAGAGACGATCTCGACTATGCCTCCAATTTTCTATATATGCTCAATGAAAGGGTGCCAGATGCCCTATCCGCGAGGATTTTTGATGTGTGCTTAATCTTGCACGCTGAGCATACTATCAATGCCTCTACCTTCTCTGCGATGGTGACAGCTTCTACCCTAACCGATCCCTATGCGGTGGTAGCCTCTGCGGTCGGCACATTAGCAGGGCCGCTGCACGGCGGGGCTAACGAAGAGGTGATCGCTATGCTAGAGGAAATTGGCTCTGTCGATAACGTGCGGCCCTATATCGACGCGCGAATTGCCAACCGTGAGAAGATTATGGGCTTTGGTCACCGGGTGTATAAGGTAAAAGACCCCAGGGCAGTCATTCTACAGGGACTGGTCGAACAGCTATTTGAGAAAGTTGGCCGTGATGCCTATTACGATATTGCGCTAGAGCTGGAGCTGGTGGTGGAAGAAAAACTGGGCCACAAGGGAGTCTATCCTAATGTGGACTTCTATTCTGGACTGGTGTATCGCAAGCTAGGAATTCCGTCCGATCTATTTACGCCAATCTTTGCGATCGCACGTGTGGCTGGCTGGCTAGCTCACTGGAAAGAACAAATCAGTACAAACAGAATCTTTCGCCCCACCCAGATATACGAAGGCTTACATGCGCAGCCCTACCTCCCTATCGATAAAAGACCCGATATTTGGGACAAATAG
- a CDS encoding bifunctional oligoribonuclease/PAP phosphatase NrnA yields the protein MLDEGTLSKDRQPLSTDESSVTGTLASKATDSVTAGQTDKLRRAAGFESNPTEALEKLLKKHSGTHQIVLLQDFPDPDALSSAWAYRLMANAYNIQCDIYYSGTLSHQENIALVKLTNLPAKRWPVGAKDTPDLSEYQGYVLVDTQGTTSHLTKKVQDAELPLLLVVDHHAPQGKLLGELIDIRPDIHATATIMTEYLRSGIVQLDRSNDNHVKCATALMHGLRSDTSHLLQASEPDFLAAAFLSKYYDAQLLSAVLQASRSRRVMDVIERSLRNRQIQNSVSIAGVGYLRYEDRDAIPQAADFLVTEENVHTAVVYGIVHDEDEEKELVVGSLRTNKITLDPDEFIKEALGQDNHGRFFGGGRSMAGGFEIPIGFLSGYYENSDYNRQKWEVFDKQIKQKLQRLVNPENGVLNTD from the coding sequence TTGTTAGACGAAGGCACTTTATCAAAAGATAGGCAACCTCTTAGCACCGATGAATCATCAGTGACAGGTACGCTTGCTTCAAAAGCAACGGACTCAGTGACAGCTGGCCAGACAGACAAATTGCGTCGTGCGGCTGGATTTGAAAGTAACCCTACAGAAGCACTCGAAAAGCTACTAAAAAAGCATAGCGGTACCCATCAGATCGTTCTCTTGCAAGACTTTCCTGATCCTGATGCGCTATCTTCGGCTTGGGCTTACCGTTTGATGGCAAATGCCTACAACATCCAATGCGATATCTACTACTCAGGGACCCTTAGCCATCAAGAAAACATCGCTCTAGTCAAGCTGACCAATCTGCCAGCAAAACGGTGGCCAGTGGGTGCGAAAGACACGCCTGATCTGTCTGAATATCAGGGCTACGTTTTAGTGGATACGCAGGGCACAACTAGTCACCTGACCAAAAAAGTTCAAGACGCCGAACTCCCGCTGTTGCTTGTTGTCGATCATCACGCCCCGCAGGGGAAGCTTTTGGGTGAACTCATTGATATCCGACCAGATATCCATGCAACAGCGACGATCATGACTGAGTACTTGCGCTCTGGAATTGTTCAGCTAGATCGCAGTAATGATAACCATGTGAAGTGTGCGACGGCGCTGATGCATGGACTACGTTCTGATACAAGTCACCTCCTGCAAGCATCGGAGCCTGATTTTTTAGCGGCAGCTTTCTTAAGTAAATACTACGACGCGCAGCTATTGAGCGCAGTGCTGCAAGCTTCACGATCGCGTCGGGTAATGGATGTGATCGAGCGATCGCTGCGCAACCGTCAAATACAAAACAGTGTCTCCATTGCCGGGGTAGGCTACCTTCGCTATGAAGATAGAGATGCCATCCCTCAAGCCGCAGATTTTTTAGTGACCGAGGAGAATGTTCACACAGCGGTTGTCTACGGCATCGTTCATGACGAGGACGAGGAAAAAGAGCTGGTCGTAGGCTCTTTAAGAACGAACAAGATTACGCTTGATCCAGATGAATTTATCAAAGAAGCTTTAGGCCAAGACAATCACGGACGGTTTTTTGGAGGCGGACGTTCTATGGCAGGCGGCTTTGAGATTCCGATTGGCTTTCTGTCTGGCTACTATGAAAATAGCGACTACAACCGCCAGAAATGGGAAGTGTTCGACAAGCAAATCAAGCAAAAGCTGCAGCGGTTGGTCAATCCTGAAAACGGTGTACTAAATACCGATTAG
- a CDS encoding HNH endonuclease translates to MSKVLVLNASYEPLNITSWRRAVVLIIKGKAEQIEQREEQIYPDFPLPTVIRLRHYVRIPYKDIPLTRRNLLHRDNHSCQYCGYTGETLTLDHVIPRSRGGGDSWENIVSACVRCNVKKGSRTPREAEMPLANQPRKPHSSLYFEISRHVRGGVHQEWRRYVIGLN, encoded by the coding sequence ATGAGTAAGGTTCTCGTTTTAAATGCCTCCTATGAACCGCTAAACATTACCAGTTGGCGACGTGCGGTTGTGCTCATCATTAAGGGCAAAGCTGAGCAGATTGAGCAGCGAGAGGAACAGATTTATCCCGACTTTCCATTGCCTACCGTCATTCGATTACGCCACTACGTTCGCATCCCCTACAAAGACATTCCCCTAACCCGCCGCAATCTACTCCATCGTGATAACCACTCTTGTCAATACTGCGGCTATACAGGTGAGACATTAACATTAGATCACGTCATTCCTAGATCACGCGGGGGTGGCGATTCATGGGAAAATATTGTTAGTGCCTGCGTACGCTGCAACGTCAAAAAAGGTAGCCGCACTCCCAGAGAAGCCGAAATGCCCTTAGCGAACCAACCGCGAAAACCACACAGTAGCCTGTATTTTGAAATATCTAGGCACGTACGTGGTGGTGTCCATCAAGAATGGCGTAGATATGTGATTGGATTAAACTAA
- the alr gene encoding alanine racemase, with translation MLSWEATPALSPMRCARAWVEINLTALAHNVKVLKAMLPKGTDLLSVVKADAYGHGAVMVADVAIAAGTTWLGVATVPEGIELRQAGIDVPILVMGAVNDSAEVRAIAHWNLQPVIVNPKQALVFSETLKDQRTPVQVHIQLDTGMSRLGFSWQRAVEFVRFVRQLPYLETVGLCSHFATADSLDQTVMRLQHDRFKQAIARLKQESLLPVRLHIANSAAALIAPTFHYDMVRMGLATYGLYPAPHLRDKLKVELQPVLELKARITHIKEIDAHTGVSYSYQFIAPKSMKIAIVGIGYADGVPRILSNKMQVVVNEQRVNQIGAITMDQLIIDVSDLESVQEGDIVTLLGRTQYHCLHADEWAELAGTISWEILCGFKHRLPRVTLSNQATSQITSKFC, from the coding sequence ATGCTGAGCTGGGAGGCAACACCTGCACTATCACCTATGCGCTGTGCCAGGGCTTGGGTCGAAATCAACCTAACGGCGCTAGCCCATAATGTGAAGGTACTCAAAGCAATGTTGCCAAAGGGTACTGATTTGCTCTCTGTGGTTAAGGCTGATGCGTATGGCCACGGGGCGGTGATGGTTGCTGATGTGGCGATCGCGGCTGGTACAACTTGGCTAGGCGTAGCGACGGTGCCGGAGGGAATAGAACTGAGGCAGGCAGGCATCGACGTGCCTATCCTAGTAATGGGCGCGGTGAATGACTCGGCGGAAGTCAGGGCGATCGCGCATTGGAATTTACAGCCAGTTATTGTCAATCCCAAACAAGCCTTGGTCTTTTCTGAGACGCTAAAGGACCAGCGCACGCCCGTTCAAGTTCACATCCAGCTAGATACCGGCATGTCGAGGCTTGGCTTTAGCTGGCAGCGAGCTGTAGAATTCGTCCGCTTTGTTCGTCAGCTACCTTATCTAGAAACGGTTGGTCTTTGCTCTCATTTTGCGACTGCTGATAGCCTCGACCAGACAGTAATGCGATTGCAGCACGACCGATTTAAGCAGGCGATCGCTCGGCTCAAACAAGAAAGCCTTCTTCCCGTTCGGCTCCACATTGCTAACTCTGCTGCTGCCTTAATAGCACCAACGTTTCACTACGATATGGTGCGCATGGGGTTAGCTACCTACGGACTCTATCCTGCACCACACCTAAGGGATAAGCTCAAAGTTGAGCTACAGCCAGTTCTAGAGCTTAAAGCTCGCATCACCCATATTAAGGAGATAGACGCTCACACAGGTGTCAGCTACAGCTATCAGTTCATTGCGCCTAAGTCGATGAAAATCGCAATTGTTGGTATTGGCTATGCGGACGGCGTTCCACGGATTCTCTCCAATAAAATGCAAGTCGTTGTCAACGAACAGCGAGTGAATCAAATTGGTGCAATCACAATGGATCAGCTCATAATTGATGTTTCAGACCTTGAAAGCGTTCAAGAAGGTGACATCGTTACCCTCTTGGGGCGAACTCAATATCACTGCCTACACGCTGACGAGTGGGCCGAACTTGCCGGCACCATTTCTTGGGAAATCCTTTGTGGATTTAAACATCGCTTACCTAGAGTGACGCTATCAAACCAAGCCACCTCTCAAATTACCTCAAAATTTTGCTAG
- a CDS encoding peroxiredoxin family protein — MQLTPSNLQGLFNQRFFRNFLPLPAHCRFQIGEILPDFSLTDTNQQVHQLSGYRGRPVVVLFTRIFTEKQYCPFCYPHILSVNKAYSQFVGLGVAALMVTSTDALQSQKIQRDLSLQLPLLVDSDCKVFRRYGTGQALGAPLPAQFVLDAQGRLRFQHLFSFAHTNATPERLLWAVRNL; from the coding sequence ATGCAGCTTACTCCCAGCAATCTTCAAGGGCTCTTCAATCAGCGCTTTTTCAGAAATTTCCTACCTCTACCTGCTCACTGTCGATTCCAGATTGGAGAAATCCTACCTGATTTTTCTCTGACAGATACTAACCAACAGGTTCATCAGCTCTCTGGCTACAGAGGGAGACCAGTTGTAGTGCTCTTCACTCGGATCTTCACTGAAAAGCAGTACTGCCCTTTTTGCTACCCGCACATCCTATCGGTGAATAAAGCGTACAGCCAGTTTGTTGGGCTAGGGGTAGCTGCGTTGATGGTGACAAGTACAGATGCGCTCCAAAGTCAAAAAATACAGCGGGATCTTTCCCTGCAGCTACCACTGCTAGTCGATTCAGACTGCAAGGTCTTCCGTAGGTACGGAACGGGCCAGGCGCTAGGAGCACCGTTACCTGCCCAGTTTGTCTTGGATGCTCAGGGCCGACTGCGCTTCCAGCACTTATTTTCTTTTGCACATACAAATGCGACGCCTGAGCGATTGCTCTGGGCGGTCAGAAACCTATAA
- a CDS encoding peroxiredoxin yields MSEQGCLRVGQVAPDFTATAVVDQEFKTIKLSDYRGKYVVLFFYPLDFTFVCPTEITAFSDGYDSFKDIKTEVLGVSIDSEFSHLAWIQTDRKMGGVGDLNYPLVSDIKKEISSAYNVLDTEVGVALRGLFIIDREGIVQHATINNLSFGRSVDETLRVLQAVQHVQSHPDEVCPAGWQPGDSTMIPDPVKSREFFAAV; encoded by the coding sequence ATGAGTGAGCAAGGATGTCTTAGAGTAGGTCAAGTTGCTCCAGACTTCACGGCTACTGCTGTGGTCGATCAAGAGTTTAAGACAATCAAGCTGTCCGACTATCGTGGTAAGTACGTCGTTCTTTTTTTCTATCCTTTAGATTTTACGTTTGTGTGTCCTACGGAAATCACTGCGTTCAGTGATGGCTATGATAGCTTCAAGGATATCAAAACAGAAGTGCTAGGCGTTTCTATCGATAGCGAATTCTCCCATCTTGCATGGATTCAGACAGATCGAAAGATGGGTGGCGTTGGCGATCTTAACTACCCGCTGGTTTCAGATATCAAGAAGGAAATTAGCTCAGCCTATAACGTGCTTGATACAGAAGTAGGCGTAGCTCTACGCGGCCTATTTATTATCGATAGAGAAGGCATCGTACAACATGCCACAATTAACAACCTTTCCTTTGGCCGCAGTGTTGACGAAACGCTGCGTGTACTTCAGGCGGTTCAGCATGTTCAGTCTCATCCTGATGAAGTTTGTCCGGCTGGCTGGCAACCTGGCGATTCGACAATGATTCCCGATCCGGTGAAATCGAGAGAGTTTTTTGCAGCTGTATAA